The Fusarium oxysporum Fo47 chromosome II, complete sequence genome includes a region encoding these proteins:
- a CDS encoding major facilitator superfamily domain-containing protein translates to MSSPEKTAEAAASEPQTATTNAPSVEDNESAVVDIEKSFAAWICVFGSFLFLMPTYGMMQSVGTFQSYLELNQLSDYSAGDIGWIPGMYMFVSMLVAIQVGSFLDQRGPLAMSIVGGGGIVIMFVLLAECSQYWHFMLCFGIFGGLSTAIAGTIPVAVVAKLFSRKRGFAIGIALTGSSTGTVIFPIMLRSLLPKLGWSWSMRVLGFVILGIFTLGTICFIPYRRLVKLVNMPIAKKGGLSLLNFSAFRSVAFTLVCVMFFATQFVLYGIGGLLPTFAIQAGLTAETGYTLVSIIGGASAFGRVIPGLVGDKLGHYNVLIFMMALTLVFMGTLFVPFGDNSVVLYVFTGIWGFCSGGFLSITPVCVGKTCEPKDYGRYYGTMNFVISFSLLIAIPSSGTMIEKMGTQALSGFLMGVLALGLGCLFASRAVLAGNWFGIKTKI, encoded by the exons ATGTCTTCACCGGAAAAGACTGCCGAAGCGGCGGCTAGTGAGCCACAGACCGCCACAACGAATGCGCCCTCTGTCGAGGACAACGAATCAGCGGTTGTAGATATTGAGAAGAGTTTCGCAGCTTGGATATGTGTCTTTGGCAGCTTTTTGTTCCTGATGCCCACATATG GCATGATGCAGTCTGTCGGAACGTTCCAATCTTACCTAGAGCTAAATCAGCTTTCCGATTATTCAGCTGGTGATATTGGCTGGATCCCTGGCATGTATATGTTTGTGTCAATGCTTGTCGCCATTCAAGTCGGTTCGTTCCTTGACCAGCGCGGTCCTTTGGCTATGAGTATTGTTGGGGGAGGCGGCATCGTCATCATGTTTGTTCTGCTGGCTGAGTGCAGTCAATACTGGCACTTCATGCTCTGTTTTGGAATCTTTGGTGGACTATCAACTGCTATTGCTGGAACTATCCCCGTAGCAGTGGTCGCGAAACTCTTTTCTCGAAAACGTGGCTTCGCTATCGGAATAGCCCTCACCGGCTCATCGACAGGAACAGTGATCTTTCCGATCATGCTTCGATCACTGCTCCCAAAGTTGGGTTGGAGCTGGTCGATGAGAGTGCTGGGCTTCGTCATCCTTGGCATCTTCACACTTGGAACAATCTGCTTCATTCCTTACCGTCGACTTgtcaagctcgtcaacatGCCGATAGCGAAGAAAGGCggcctctctcttctcaacttctctGCCTTCCGTTCTGTGGCTTTCACGCTGGTCTGTGTTATGTTCTTTGCCACGCAGTTTGTTCTTTATGGAATTGGTGGCCTGTTGCCGACTTTTGCAATTCAGGCTGGCTTGACAGCCGAAACTGGCTACACTCTGGTTTCAATCATCGGCGGTGCTTCGGCTTTCGGTCGTGTTATTCCCGGCTTGGTTGGTGATAAGCTAGGCCATTATAATGTTTTGATATTTATGATGGCTTTGACGTTGGTCTTCATGGGGACACTATTTGTCCCCTTTGGCGACAACAGTGTCGTGTTGTACGTCTTCACAGGCATCTGGGGTTTTTGTTCTGGGGGTTTCTTATCTATAACACCAG TCTGTGTCGGCAAGACATGTGAACCAAAAGATTACGGACGATATTACG GGACCATGAATTTCGTCATTAGCTTCTCTCTACTCATCGCAATCCCAAGTAGCGGCACAATGATAGAGAAGATGGGAACTCAAGCTCTCAGCGGCTTCCTTATGGGAGTTCTAGCTCTAGGCCTGGGTTGCTTGTTTGCATCGCGCGCCGTCCTAGCGGGAAACTGGTTTGGGATCAAGACCAAAATTTGA